The genomic interval ATGCTCGAGCGCATTGCCGAGGGCACGCCGCTCCTGCGCGTTAGCGTGCGCGCCGACGAGAGCGACGAGTTCGCCTACACGGTCGAATGACGCGTGCCTGAAACCGACTGAGTCAAACGATGTCCACCGATACCGAAGCGCTGCTGGCGCCTGTTAACGACACCTCGCCGTGCGGCGACGATCTGCTGTTCTCGTCGGATTTCGACGCGATCCAGCATGCGCGCCGCTTCGACGACCCCTCGCTCGACCAGGGCGAGTGGATCACCGAAATCAAGGAAGCTGACTGGCCCTTCGTGATCGAGCGCAGCAGCGCGTTGCTGCGCTCGCAAACCAAGGATCTGCGTCTTGCCGTGTGGCTCACCGAGGCGCTGGCCATTCAGGAAGGCGTGCCCGGTCTCACGCAGGGCTACGCGCTGCTCACGGGGCTCGTCGAGCGCTACTGGGAGACCGTGCACCCGCTGCCCGAAGGCGACGACGTGGAATATCGTCTCGGCAACGTGGCGTGGCTCGCGGCACGCTCGGCCGAACTGCTGCGCTCGGTGCCGCTCACCCAGGCGGGCACGGCCTATAGCGCGATCGACTGGGAAGTGGCCACGCACGTGGCACAGGCAATCAAGCGCGACCCCGACCACGCCGACGATATCGCGCGCGGCAAGCCTTCGGTCGAGCAGATCGAAGCCTCGAAGCGCACGACGTCGCCCGCGTTCTATCGATCGTTGCTCGCGCAACTGAAGACCTTCGAAACGGCGCTTGCCGCGCTCGATACTTCGCTGGATCGCCATGCGGGCGAACATGCGCCGAGCTTTCGCCAGACGCGCGACGCGTGCGAGAGCGTGTACCGGCTCGCCGAGCGTTTCGCACGCGACGTGGGCGTGGACGTTCACGCGCCAGCCGCCGTGCCCGCGCCCTCGCTTTCGCCCGACGAAGCCGCGCAAGCTGCCGCGCACGAACGCGCGGAACCGAGTTTCAAAACGCCCTTGTCCGCCGAGGAAAGCATGACGAACACGATCCGTATGCCGATCCGCACGCCAGCGGGCATTCAAACCCGTGCGGACGCCGTGGCGCAATTGCGCGCCGTGGCGGCGTTCTTTCGCGAGACCGAGCCGCATAGTCCGGCTGCGTATCTCGCGGATAAAGCCGCGGCATGGGCCGAGATGCCTCTGCATCAGTGGCTGTCGAGCGTGGTGAAAGACGATGGCACGCTCTCGCACTTGCGCGAAATGCTCGGCGTGAAACCCGACGAAGGGCATTGAGCGTCGCGCGTGAATTGCGGTTTGACTCGCTCGCTCATCGGACGTGAATAACAAAGCCAACAAGGGACACCATGCGTGAAGACACGCTCGCCACCGAGCACGCCGTGAACGCCCATTCGCGCGCGTCGATTCTGAATGCCGCGGTCGTGATGCTCACGCTGGGTGTCGTGTTGCTGGCGATCGCGGCGGTGTGGGCGGGCACGTCGTGGTCGTCGATGCGGGCGATGACGCCAACGCAAGCGACCGTGGTGCGCTTTCTGAACGAGAGCGGCGACTTGCGCAGCTTTCATCCGGTCTTTTCTTTCGTTCCCGAGAGCGGGGCGCGCGTGGAAGTGGAGGGCCATACCGGCTCCACGCCACCGGCTTACGAACTCGGCGAGAAAGTCACGCTCTACTACCATCCCGCCCATCCGTCGCAGGATTATGTCGTCGACAATTTCAGCGAGCGCTGGTTTCCCGTTTCCATCACCGCTGCGCTGGGTCTGGTGTTCGCGGGCATTGGCGCGATTGCGCGCGTTTATCCGCGAGATCGGGGCGGCGCACGCAAGGCGCCGCGCAGCGTCGCGCAAAAGCGCCGGGCAATCCATCGTCGCAATGTGCTGATCTGTTTCGCGCCCATTGCGATCGGCGCGATCGCGTTAGTGATTGCCGCTGCATTGCTCGTGCACGAGCTTCATCTGTCGAGTCGGTATGTGCGAACCACGGGCACCGTGCTCGGGTTGAAAGAGCGTGCGTGCGCCTACTCGCGCAAGCACCTCGATTCGGCCGTGGTGCAGTTCACGAGCGCGAACGGGCAACCGGTCACCTTCGTGCAAGGGTCGTCGTCGATGGGGAATACGTTGACGGCGGGCGAGTCGGTCGATGTCATGTACGACCCGAACAATCCGCTGCGCGCGCAGCTCGTCACGTTCGGCGACCGCTGGGGCGCGGCGGCGATTCTATGCGGGATCGGCGCGCCGATGGTGGCGCTCGGTGTGTGGTTTTTGTACGGCGTACTCGGCTTCGGCGCGGGCAAGAAGAAGCGCTAGACGAGTGGCTCGCGCGTGGCGCGCGAGCCCGGCGAACTCACCGCATTACAGACCGGCGCGAAACTCGATGCGCCGATTGCGCGCGCGGCCGTCGCTCGTGTCGTTCGAGGCGATCGGCTGATCGGGGCCCACACCCGTGGTCGTCATCTGTTGCGGTGAAATACCTTTGGTGACGAGATACCCCTTCACGGCGTCGGCGCGCGCCTGGCTCAAGGCGATGTTCGACGCGCGATTGCCCGAGTTGTCCGTGTGGCCGATGATGTCCACCGTGCGCGTGTTCATCTTCGCGAGCACGGCCGCCATCTGGTCGAGAATCGCGCGGCCTTGCGGCGTGAGCGTGGCGCTGCCCGTTTCGAATTCGATCGTGCGATTCGCGAGCGTCTGGTCGAGCAGGCCCTGCTCGGAGGTGCTCACGCGCAAGCCGTTGCGGATCGTATAGGTGGGATTGAGTGCGTTCGCCATGTCGCTCGCGATTTGCTGGCGCGTGGCCTCGTTGCCCACTTCGCCGCGCACGTCGATCTGCGTGCCGTCGATCTTCAGCTGTCCTTTGTGAATCTGCTTGAGCTGGGCGTTGAGCAGTTTCTGGATGTTATCGGACCAGTTCGCGGGCGTGGACACTTCGCCCACTTCGATCTGATCGACCACGTTGCCCGCGCCGTACGTGTCGCGCAATTTCGCGAGCACGGCGGCGTGCGTGGCTTCGTCGGGCACCTTGCCGCCCGCGACCACCTGGCCCGGCGCGGCGTTGACGGGCGCGGGTACCGAGGTCACGGGTGCGTTGGCGCGCGGCGCGGCTGCGGGCATCGATCCGGGCAACACGGTCGTGCGCACCTGCGCGCCGCTGTTGTCCACGGGCGTCACGCGTGCGGGACTCGCGTCGTCGGCGTACGCGGCGGCACTCGCGAACGCGAGCAAGGCGGCCGCGAAGGGCGCCGCGAAGGGTGACTTCAATGATGCGGCAATACCGGCCATCGACTTACGCCCGCCGCGCATGATTCGCCTCCCCGACGAATGCTTCGAGGAAGGTGTCGATCGCTTGCCGCAACGACAATTGCGGCTGATCGAGGTAGCTGACGAGTTTGCTGATGCCATGGTCGCTTTGTGCGTGGTCGTTGACCCACTCGGGATCGTCGATGTCGATGTTGTGAGCGGCGTAGGTTTGCGGATCGACGACGCTATGCAGCGTTTTCGCCGAGGCGCCGTTGAACCCGACGATCAGCCGCTCGCGCTGCGCGATCGTGCCGATGAAAATGGCCAGCTCGAAATCGGCCTTCGAAACGAACGGCGCGATCAGTTCGAGCCAGAAGGCCGCCACGAGGCTGCGATAGAACGGGTCGGTCGGCAGCGGCAGCGTGAGCCCGCGTTCGAGATGCGAGGATCCGCTCGTCATCACCGGCCGCAGCAGCGAGCCGAGCGCGAGCATCGCGCCGCGCAGGCGCACGGGGTGGCCGCTCGCGAGCAGCATCTGTTCGAGACCGGAAAGCGTCTGGTGCTCGATGAAGTCGTTGAAGGTGCCGTCGTGCGAATTGCCCGCGCCGCCCACGTCCACGCTCACATGGGTTTCGCCGAGCGCGTGCAAGGCACCCGAAGGTTCCGTCGAAGCGAGCAGCGGCTGCATCTGCGAAGCCGCGCGCGACCAGAGCCGCGCGAACGCGAGCGGGCTGCGCGCGAGAAACGCGAGCGGCTGCTCGACTTCGAGCGCGGTGGCCGCGAGAAACGGAAAGCGCCGCGAAGACTGGTCGTGGCTCGCCACCATGTGACCGGCAATCGCGAGCTTGCTCTGCGAGCCGAGAAACGCGAAGTGCATCGGCTGCGCTTCTTCGTAGACGATCTTCCAGCGCGGGTCGTCGGCGAGCAGTTCCATCGCCTGGGCGATCCAGCGGTCGAGCGTTTGCAGCAACTGCGGATTGTGCGCACTCTTGACGAAGTCGCCGCGCGACGGAATCTTGCCGAAATACGCGATCTGCGCCTGAACGGACTGCGTCATTGCGCGTCTCCTCCTTGTTGGGACGTGGGCGCCGCCGCCATGGCGGCGGGTTGCGCGCTGGCCGGCGCCGCGCTTGCGGCCGACGCGGACGCCGCAGGGTTCGCCGCGCCGAGACTCGCGATCGACGAAGGCAGCTGCACGCCGCGCAAGCCTTGCTGCTGCGGAGCGTCGCCGTTCGCGGCCGTGGGCTGCGAGGTGCTGATGATGCGCATGCTGACCGAGACCGTCACGTTGCCCTGCGTCCACGAAAGATCGAACGTGCCGTCCGGGTGGCGCGTGCGCTGCGCGGAGTTGATGAGCTTCTCCAGACCGAAGCGGCCCGGCTCGTTCACGAACTGGATCGTGCGGCCGTCGAAGGTGGTCGCCGTGAGCGTCGCGCCCGGCGAGCCCGACGGATTCGGCCACACGAAGTTGGTCCACTGTGGCGGCGTGTTGCGGTAACGCATCTGCTGGCCGTCGATAGCGATCGTGTACTCGGTCGTGCCGCTCGACGGCTGCGGCAGGATCTGGAACACGGTCTGCGGTTCGCTCGCGCCGCCTGCACCCGCGCCCGCCGCGCCACCTGCGAGCGGCGCCACCCAGCGGCCGAAGCCGTTGGTGAAGTCCGGCGTGAGCGAGAGCCCCATGTCGCCCCAGGTGCGCGCGCTCAACGTGTCGCCGCGGCGTACCGCGAGCGGTCCGAGCGTGGTGCTGACGAACTTCGAGATCGCGCCGTCCGGGCCGAACATCTGGCCGATCTCGCTCGCGCCCGCTTCGACCTTCGCGTTGCCGGAGAACGGATACTTGTTCGCGAGCGACGCCTGGAACGGCTGGTACACCTGCGCATTCCACACCTTGTTCACTTCCACGCTGGCGGGCTGGATCACCACCGCGTACGCCTGCATGAGCGGGCGCACGAGCAACGGACGCAGCGCCTTCTTCTGCGGATCGGTGAGGCCCGTGAGCATCTGTTCGTCGACGAATTTGAGCGAGTCCGACAACTCGGAACCGTTGCCGTCCAGCGTTTGCTGCATGAGCTGGCGCGCGCCGGGTCCCGGATCGCCCTGGTTCTTGATCGTGTTCAAACGCGTGCGCACCTTCGAGAGCGAATCCATATAGCCGGCGAGCAGCGAGCCGTTGTCGTGCGTCACCACCATGCGGCCGAGACCTGCGAACGCCTGGCCGATCGGGCCCGTCGGCAGTTCGACCGGATTGCCGTTGATGTCGACGTTGGCCGCGAGGTCGCCTGCGTTGCCGCGCGTCACGCTGTTCGAGGCCCGCGAGAACCACTGCTTGAACCAGCCCGTCACGCCGCTTTGCGCGCGCTTCAGCCCCGCGTTCACGAGCGAGGGGTTGTCCCAGGAAGTCTGGTCGTAAGCGGTTTCGAGCACCTTGCGGATGGGCGAATCCTGCGGGTCGCCGAGCCGGTTCATCGCATCCACGGCCTGACCGAACGTGCCGAAGTCCTGCACGGCAATGCCCTGCATGAACTTCTGCCAGTTCTGCGCGTACTCGGTCTTGTACATCGAGACGAGTGCCTTCTGGATCTGCTCGGGGCTGCCTTCGAGCGTGAGATCGTCTTGCGCCGAGGTGTTGAGCACCCAGTCCTTCGCCTGCAGTTCCTTCGTCGCTGCGTCGCGAATCGCGGGCTGCACGTACTGGAACCACGCTTCGCGCGTGAAGGTGCCCGGAATCGCGTAGCTGCCCGCGACCAGCGAGGTGTTCGCATCGCCGACGATGCGTGCCACCGTCATCGGCGCGAAACGCGTGGAGGCGCGCGCCTTGATCTCTTCGTACACGCGCTGGCGCGCCGGCATGCCGCGCACCACGTGACGCAGGTTTTCGCGGGTCTGGTCGACGAGCGCGAGATTCTCGTCGATCATCGGCCAGTCGTCGTCGTTCACGCGCGAGAGATAGAACGTGATCATGCGTTCGGCGCTCTTGATCATGTCGCCGCGCGGCATGTTGCCGCGATTCGTTTCGAGCCAGCCGCGCCAGAAGCGCGCGATCTGATCGGTCAGATGCGCGGTTTCCACGTGACGCTTGTCGGAGAGCATCAGGTAGGTCTTGAGCGCGTTGTACGCGTCTTCGACGCTGGTGGGCGAGGCGTCGCTATAGAGGCCGCCCTGGCTCGTGTTCGACATCGCCGCGTGCGCCGAGACCGGCACCGCGCCCGACTCGGGCGGGTGCGAAAGCGGGGCGAGCTGATCGGGATGCGCGTCGACTTCCTTGAGGAACGAGGCGAGATTTTGCGAGACCGGCGTGAGCATGATCTGCCGCACGCCGCCGTAGTACTCCTGCAGCAGATGCGCTTCGAGACGATCGCCCTGATACAGCCCGAGCGAGACCGCGAGCGGACGGCTGCGGCGGAACTGTTCGAGCTGCTCGATGCGGTCTTCGAGAATGTCCATGGCCTGCAAACGCGATTGCAGGTCGTTGCGGTTCTGCTGGAGGCGCTGCACGTTGTCGAGATCGGCCTGCACGTTCGCGACCAGTTGCTGGTTGCCGATCGTGGACCACGCCCAGCCGCCCAGCGCGAGCGCGAGCACGGCCACGAAACCGAAGAACGTGGCATAACGCAGGCGGGTTTTCGCGGGACTCGCGAATTGCCGCACCGTCTGCCGATCGGCAAAAATCACCTTCGAAAACAGGTCGCGCAGGAAGAAGCCGTTCTTCGAAAACGCGCTATGCGGCTTGGGCAGATTCTCGGCGCTGAGATCGAAGCGGTTGGCGATGCGCTGCGCGGCCGCGCTATTGGTTTCGCCTTCCTGCAATGCGCTCGTGAAATAGAAGCCGCGGAAAATGGGCTTGTACTGGAACGGGTTGTTTTCGAACAGCGTGGCGAGGAAGGCGCGCAACGCGGGCTTGATCGTCGAGAATTCGAGCGGGAAACTCAGTTGGCCCGGCGAGAGACTCTTGCCGCGACCGATCGACATCTGCGCAATGCTGATCTCTTTCAAACCTTCGTACAGCTCTTCGAAGCGCTCGTCGAACAGCGCGACGATATCGCGCTTCTCGTCGGGCTCGTAGGGCAGGGTGGCGCCCCACACACGGTCGTACTCCTGGCGCTCGCTGCCGCTGAAGAATTCGGTGAAGCCGGTAATGAGGTCGGCCTTCGTGAACATCACGTAGACCGGCGCGAAGACTTCGAGCTTTTCCGTGAGTTCCTGCACGCGCTGGCGCAGGTTCTTCGCGAGATTGATGGCGAATTCGGGGCGATTGCCGGTGAGTTCGGCAATGCTGGCCGTCACGATGATGCCGTTGATCGGCGCCTTCGGGCGAAAACGCTTGAGCAGGCCGAGAAAGCCGAGCCATTCGCTGCGATCTTCCTCGTGCACCGAATAGCGGCCCGCCGTATCGAGCAGAATGCCCTCGGTCGTGAAGAACCAGTCGCAGTTGCGCGTGCCGCCGATGCCGTGCACCACGGCTTCGTGCTTCTCCGCAAACGGAAATTGCAGGCCCGAATTGAGCACGGCGCTGCTCTTGCCCGCGGCCGGATTGCCGATGACGATGTACCACGGCAGTTCGTATAGCGCCGAGCCGCCCGACATCTGGCCGATCTTCGAGGTCTTGATGGTCTTGACCGCTTCCACGAGGCGCGTGCGCAGCACGTCCAGTTCCGCCTGCTTCGCGGGCGCGGCCGTGGCGCTTTCGACTTGCGCCTGCTGTTCGAGCATGTCGCCGAGCTTGCGGTTCGCGCGATGCACGCGCGCGCGGCGCACGAGCCACACGACGAGCCAGATCGCGAGCAGCGCACCGAGTACGATCGCGGCCCAGATGAGCCCGATCTGCAAGGAGTCGGCGGCAATGAACAGCACGGCGGCGAGCGCGATCACGCCGATGACGGAGAGCGTGCGCGTGTGAGTCAACACGTTGAGGATGCGTTGCATATGCCGGTCAAGTCCTGGTGCTGAGTGTGCTGTGTGAGGTGTCGGGGGCTGCCGCGGCTTGCTGCGCCGCTTCTGGCGTCGTTGCTGGCGTCGGCGGCGTCATGACGAGCGCCGCGCGCGTGGGCGTGTCGGCGAAGGTCGAGGCGAAGGTGGCGGCGAGTGCCGCGCGTTCGGTGTCCTTCACACGCTGCGCCGCGAGCGCGACGGCGAGCAGCGCGTTGGCCGCGCCATTCGCGCCGCACGCGACGTCGAGCGCGAGGGTGTCCGCGAGCGGTTCGAGTTTCGGGAAGTGCTCGCCCGCGCCGCGTGCGAGTTCGACGGCGTGGTCGGACTGCGTGCCGCTATCGGCGACGATCGTGCCGATGGTGTCCGCCGCCGCTTGCGCATTGGCCAGCGCGGGTGCGATGCAGACGCCGAGCGCTTGCGTGCTGGTGGCGGAACAGGTAATGAGCGCGAGCGGCGCGGGCGCGGCGCCGTGATCGCTCGCCATGTTCGCGTCGTCGCGAGCGGGCGCACCGCGCAGCACGATGGCGGCGGCGGCTTCGCCCGCGATTTCGCCGTGCTGGCGGCGCGAGGTGTAGAGCCGTTCGGCCAGATCGGCGCGCATGATGGCTGCCTCGCTCAATGCGCTATGCGTGGCGGCCACGATGTGCCAGCCCGTGACGCCCGCGTCGCGTTGCGCGTGATCGAGCGCGGTGATGGCGAGATCGAGTTGCGTGAATGCCGTGCCGGGCGCGGCGTCGCGCACGGGCGTCACGTCGAGTTGAAGGCGGGTCTCGAATGCCGTCGCGCTGTCTCGCAGATACTGCGCGAGCGGTGCATCGAGCGCGGCGTTCCAGTCGCGCGGCACGATGGCGTCGAGCCGTACGCGGAGATTCGCGTTCGCAGGGGCGTGGCCGGGCAAGCTGGCGGCGACGGGTTCGAGCGCGTCGAGCACGGTGTCTTCGAGCAAGGCGATGGCGCGTTGCTCGTCGGGGTTCGGTTCGACCGTGGCGCCGCTCGCCTTCCACGCGGCGCGCAGTGTGTCGAGGCGCGAGTCGTCCACGCTTTTCACGCGCGCGGCGAACACGGGAAAGCCCGCGCTGTCCGCAAGCGTCGTGTCGAGCGGCGCGCGTGCGCCTTCGCTCAGCGCCGCGAGTAGCACGGCAGCGTCGTTGCCGGGCGCGGCGCGCACGCTCGTGTGCAGGACGCTCGCGCGTTGCAGGCGCGCGGGCGGCGTGGCGGCTTGCGCCTTCGCTGCGGTCGCGGCCACGTTGGCTTCGGGGTTGCGGCTCGCGGGCAGCGGCGCCGCGGCGGTGCGAATGCCGTCGATCGCGCGCCGCATGAGCGCATACGCGACGATCAGCCCAATGGGCAATGCGAATAGATAAGCGACGATGTCGCGCGACGTCGGCATGCGGTTCGTCTCGTGCCACCAGACGAACACCGCGAGCCAGATGAGCGCGACGATCGCGAAGCCGAGCAGGGCGCGTTGGAAGAGCGTGCGCAACATGATTCAGGCGCCCCGCGCGAGCGCGCGCAAGACGAGGCGAGCCCGGCCGGCCGGGCTGGGACGGGCCAGCATGATCAGCCGACGTGCGAGGAGGACTGCGAGGCGATCAGCGTCGCGCCGCACGAGGTCTTGTCGCCGTCGCGGGCCACGGGCTTGCCGTCGATCAGAAGGGAGGCGTCGCCGGTCACGATGGTTTCGTCGTCCTTGTGACGCGGGCATTTCACCTTGTCGCCAACGCACGCGATGTTGCGGCCACCCGTTTGCGCATGACCGGAAGCGGTAATGACAGTGCCGCCATGATCGGTCTTGTCGCCAAGCAAAATGAATGAACGCCCCATATAACCCCCTTTATCTTTTTCGTCGCACGCGCATTGGCCTCAATTGTCCTCATTGGCCATTCTTCGGCGCGCGACCGAGGACGAAACCGGGTTTGTGATATTCGACGTGACCCAGATCCATCAATTTCCATCGACCGCCCCAGGTCAGCCCTACCTGCTCGGCCACTTGACCGTATAGCTGATAGCCGCGCATTGCCCAAGGATCTTTTTCTGAAATGACGAGCTTGCCGTCGCGCAAAAATGCGTTATCCGCCGCGAGTCCGTATTGGTGATAGCTCTGGAACGCCGCGGCATTCGTGACATTGCCGCCCATTTGCGCAAGCCGGTTTTGTCTTTCCGGGCTTCGATAACCCTCCAGTAAAGCCATTTCATAGCCGTATTGCTCGCGCATAATTTTGTAGACGAGCAGCAATCGCGTGCGGAAATCGGCATCGAGCAAATTCCAGTCGCGGCTCGCGTCTCGCAACGCGGGCCGAATCTGCTCCACTTCCCTCGTGGCAAACACCTCCGGAGGCAGTGGCGGCGGCGGCACGAGCTGTTCGCCATTCAAAAGCGCGGCGATTTTCTCGTCCGGTACGCGGGCCGTGTCATCGTATTGAAATAACTGATGACCGCGCAACGTAATGGCAATCAGCGGCGGCGTCGCAAGAATACATGCGGTAATGAAAATCAGCAAGCGCCGCTTAATCAGTATATTTTTCATATCGGCAATTCTTGATTGGGAATTTTTTGCCGATTTAAAAAAATGACTGCGCGCGTGTGTAGCGCTTGCCGTGGCGCGACGCATGACGAGACTATGCAGATCGAATAGCGCGCTGAATACCGTTGTGCGCACGGCCGGCAACAGCAATAGCGCGGCTAACGATACGACAATGGCGAACCAGGCGACGAGAGCAATGGCGAACAAATGGAAACCCGCGACGTAGGCAATTGTTTTTTGTAAAGCTTGATTTTAGAATCAGGCCTGCCCGAAGACGGGCCGCTCCGTATTATTACGGTGAATTCAGCCCGATTCAATGAGCACGATTCGAATGAGACAGTGAATGAGTGCGCCGGATACCCCGACTCCCAAAGCTGCACCCAGCCTATTAGGCGACGCCCCCGCACCCGCGGCGGGCAAGACCGCTGCCGCGCCCGCGAACGGCTCGCGCATCCTCGCGAACCTCGAGGGCCGCGTCGTGCCGCCCGCCGCGCCACCGCGCGCCACAGGCCGTTCCGGCAAGGCCGTTGCGCTGCTCGCGCTCTGCCTGCTCGCCGTGGGCGGGTTCGGTGCGTGGCACGTGTACGAACGCGGCACTGGCGCGAGCGCCACGCGTAGTACGCAGCCCGCGGCCGCCGACAACCCCGCAACGAAGCCCGCGGTCGTGGCGGCGGCGAGCGTGCCTGCCGCTGCGCCGCAAACCGCCACCATCGTCAACGACGACGATGCCGATACGGCGAGGCCAGCCGCGGCAGCATCGTCGGCGGGTGACGACAACCGCCTGTCGCGCGCGTTGTCCGATGGCGCGAAGGACGATGCGAATGTCGCGGCGGCGAGTTCGGCGCCCGTGACGGCGTCGACGGCTTCCTCTACGGCGGCGACATCGGCCAGTCATAAAGAGGCCGAGGCGAAGGCCGCATCGCACCACGAAACGAAGAGCGACGCCAGGGCCGAAGCGAAGAAGGCGCATCACGCGGCGGCGGTCGCGCAGGCGAAGAAACGCGAGGCGCATCGCGCGGGAACGAAGGACGATTCAGACGCCGACCTGCTCGCGGTGCTCGTCGCGCGCACCAAGCCTTCGGACGGCAAGGCCGACGCGCGGCCTGCGAAAACGGTCGCGGCCAGCGCTTCGCTCGCGCAGCAGATCAAGGCGTGCGGACAACGCGGCTTCTTCGAAGAGCAACTGTGCCGCTGGCGCGTTTGTGACGGCCATTGGGGCAAGGACGCGGCCTGCCCGGCCGCCGCGAAGGCGAACACCGAGCACTGAAGTCCTGCAAAACCGGCGCGTCGTGCGCGCGCCGGTTTTTCTTGCGGTGACTACCTGGTTATCCTGACGATAATTCCATGCATTGCACGCGCGCGGGCAGCGCTCGCCGAACGTGCGTTCACACCACGTTCAGCAGTGAGAGCGCGGTTTCCTGCAACGGCGCCAGCACGCGTTGCAGCGCCTTGTCCGCCGACTCCTTGCCGATAGGCATATTCGTGCTGAGCGCCGCCACGACTTCGCCGTGGCGATTCTTCACCGGCACCGCGAGCCCGCGCACACCCGACTGCAATTGCTGTTCGACGATGGCATAACCGTGCGCGCGCGCCGTTTGCAGCGACTCCAGCACGCGCGGCTTGCTCGTGAGCGTATGCGGCGTGAACGGATGCAGGTCGGTGGCGTCGAGCCATTCGCGCACGGCTTCCTGATCGGGCCAGTGCGCGAGCAGCACCACGCCAGGCGAGGTGAGCGGCGCGGGCACGCGCGCACCCAGCACGAAGCCCGTGGTCATCACGCGCGAGGTGCTGTTACGCGCGATGAAGACGAGCTCCCAGTCGTCGAGCACGCTGATATAAACCGCCTCGTTGATGCGCGCGCTCAATTGCTGCAAATACGGCTGCACGAGTTTGGGCAGGCGCGCGGAATCGAAATACGACCAACCCACGCGCAGCACGCGCGGCGTGAGACTGAACTGCTTGCCGTCGCCGTGGAGATAGCCGAGATGCGCGAGCGTGAGCAGATAACGGCGCGCGGCGGTGCGCGTGAGACCCGTGCGCGCGGCGGCTTCGGAGGGCGTCATGCGCGCGTGCTCGCTGTCGAACGCTTCGAGTATCGCGAGGCCTTTCTCGAGGCCCGCAATCCAGTCGCGCCGGTCGAGTGGCGGACGATCCATAGGTCGAATTCCGTTGATTGACGTGCGAGACGCCTAGTTTTTTTGCGCGGGATTTTGCACGGGGGCTTGCGCCGCGGGTTGCGTGGCGTGCCCAATGGAATGTTCCGCAACACGCGCCTGTTCGAGCGCGACGAGATTGCCCTCGCCGAAGCCCGTATCGCCGCGTCGCTCGATGATTTCGAGCGCCATTTCGCCGAGCCCGCGCCGCACGAATGTTTGCAGCAGCAAACGCGGCGCGCCGGGCTGGCTCGTGTCGCCATCGACGAGAATATGGCGCTGCTGCAGTGCCGCGACGTCGAGGCCGTGACCGGGCAGGCGCGCGTCGAGTTGCGCGTAATACCCGGCGGGCGGCTGCACGAATTCGAGTCCTTCGCGGCGAATGAGGTCGACCGTGGCGAAGATGTCGTGGGTGGCGAGCGCAACATGTTGCACGCCGTCGGTGGCATGCTCGTGCAGGTAGCGATGCATCACGGCCGTGCGCGGCGCGCCTTCCTCGTACACGGGAATGCGAATGAGATTGCCCGGCGAGACAATCACGCTCGACGCTTGCGAGACATGCCAGTTCGCATGCGCTTCGGGCAATTCGGAAAAATGCAGCACGCTGCGATAAAAGTCCTTCCATTCGGCGAGCGTGCCGCGACTCACCACTTGCGTGAAATGATCGATGGTTTTAAGGCCGCAGCCTTCCGGCTCGGCTTGCACATCGTCAATGCCGGGCTGCGGCAGGAAATCGACATCGAATACCGACTCGCCACTCGGTTGCATGCGCGGTTCCACGCCCGATTCGTTCGTGCCGGTTTTCCCGCGCCAATGCTCGACGAAATAAATCAGCG from Paraburkholderia acidisoli carries:
- a CDS encoding 4-hydroxyphenylpyruvate dioxygenase family protein; the protein is MTDTPFDPNPLGIRGLDFVEFATPDPEALARLFTAIGFRALARHRSKAVTLYRQGDINFLINAEPDTFASRFADVNGLGVVAIGMRVAHAKQAYSRAIQWGAWRFDHEQIGPHELRIPAIQGIGHSLIYFVEHWRGKTGTNESGVEPRMQPSGESVFDVDFLPQPGIDDVQAEPEGCGLKTIDHFTQVVSRGTLAEWKDFYRSVLHFSELPEAHANWHVSQASSVIVSPGNLIRIPVYEEGAPRTAVMHRYLHEHATDGVQHVALATHDIFATVDLIRREGLEFVQPPAGYYAQLDARLPGHGLDVAALQQRHILVDGDTSQPGAPRLLLQTFVRRGLGEMALEIIERRGDTGFGEGNLVALEQARVAEHSIGHATQPAAQAPVQNPAQKN